ACCGCGCTCCACTTCTTCACGCTTGGTGCCCCGCAGCAAAACACCCACGTTGTCGCCTGCCTGACCCTGATCCAGCAGCTTGCGGAACATTTCCACGCCGGTACAGGTGGTTTTTTGGGTGGCTTTCAGGCCTACGATTTCGATTTCATCGCCTACGTTGATGATACCGCGCTCCACACGGCCGGTTACCACAGTGCCGCGGCCGGAGATGGAGAATACGTCTTCAATCGGCAGCAGGAAAGGTTTGTCTACGGCACGCTCGGGTGTGGGGATGTAGCTGTCCAAAGCGGCGGCCAGTTCGAAGATTTTTTCTTTGTAGCCGGCATCGCCTTCCAAGGCGCGCAGGGCGGAACCTTGCACGATCGGGCAGTCGTCGCCGGGGAAGTCGTAGCTTGACAGCAGGTCGCGGATTTCCATCTCAACCAGCTCCAGCAGCTCGGCATCGTCAACCATGTCGCATTTGTTCATGAATACGATGATGTAGGGCACACCCACTTGGCGGGCCAGCAGGATGTGTTCTCGGGTTTGCGGCATGGGGCCGTCTGCAGCGGACACCACCAAAATCGCGCCGTCCATTTGGGCGGCACCGGTAATCATGTTTTTAACGTAGTCGGCGTGGCCCGGGCAGTCTACGTGGGCGTAGTGGCGGCCTTCGGTTTCGTATTCCACGTGCGAGGTATTGATGGTGATGCCGCGGGCTTTTTCTTCCGGGGCATTGTCGATTTGGTCGTAGCCTTTAGCCTGACC
This genomic interval from Neisseria musculi contains the following:
- the tuf gene encoding elongation factor Tu, with the protein product MAKEKFERSKPHVNVGTIGHVDHGKTTLTAALTTILAEKFGGQAKGYDQIDNAPEEKARGITINTSHVEYETEGRHYAHVDCPGHADYVKNMITGAAQMDGAILVVSAADGPMPQTREHILLARQVGVPYIIVFMNKCDMVDDAELLELVEMEIRDLLSSYDFPGDDCPIVQGSALRALEGDAGYKEKIFELAAALDSYIPTPERAVDKPFLLPIEDVFSISGRGTVVTGRVERGIINVGDEIEIVGLKATQKTTCTGVEMFRKLLDQGQAGDNVGVLLRGTKREEVERGQVLAKPGSITPHTKFKAEVYVLSKEEGGRHTPFFANYRPQFYFRTTDVTGAVTLEEGVEMVMPGENVTITVELIAPIAMEDGLRFAIREGGRTVGAGVVSSIIA